One window of Theropithecus gelada isolate Dixy chromosome 4, Tgel_1.0, whole genome shotgun sequence genomic DNA carries:
- the TUBB2A gene encoding tubulin beta-2A chain isoform X6, giving the protein MREIVHIQAGQCGNQIGAKFWEVISDEHGIDPTGSYHGDSDLQLERINVYYNEAAGNKYVPRAILVDLEPGTMDSVRSGPFGQIFRPDNFVFGQSGAGNNWAKGHYTEGAELVDSVLDVVRKESESCDCLQGFQLTHSLGGGTGSGMGTLLISKIREEYPDRIMNTFSVMPSPKVSDTVLVENTDETYSIDNEALYDICFRTLKLTTPTYGDLNHLVSATMSGVTTCLRFPGQLNADLRKLAVNMVPFPRLHFFMPGFAPLTSRGSQQYRALTVPELTQQMFDSKNMMAACDPRHGRYLTVAAIFRGRMSMKEVDEQMLNVQNKNSSYFVEWIPNNVKTAVCDIPPRGLKMSATFIGNSTAIQELFKRISEQFTAMFRRKAFLHWYTGEGMDEMEFTEAESNMNDLVSEYQQYQDATADEQGEFEEEEGEDEA; this is encoded by the exons ATGCGCGAGATCGTGCACATCCAGGCGGGCCAGTGCGGCAACCAGATCGGCGCCAAG TTTTGGGAGGTCATCAGTGATGAGCATGGGATCGACCCCACAGGCAGTTACCATGGAGACAGTGACTTGCAGCTGGAGAGAATCAACGTGTACTACAATGAGGCTGCTG GTAATAAATACGTACCTCGGGCCATCCTGGTGGATCTGGAGCCTGGCACCATGGACTCCGTCAGGTCTGGACCCTTCGGCCAGATCTTCAGGCCAGACAACTTCGTGTTTG GCCAGAGCGGAGCTGGGAATAACTGGGCCAAGGGCCACTACACAGAGGGAGCCGAGCTGGTCGACTCGGTCCTGGACGTGGTGAGGAAGGAGTCAGAGAGCTGTGACTGTCTCCAAGGCTTCCAGCTGACCCACTCTCTGGGGGGCGGCACCGGGTCCGGGATGGGCACCCTGCTCATCAGCAAGATCCGGGAAGAGTACCCAGACCGCATCATGAACACCTTCAGCGTCATGCCCTCACCCAAGGTGTCAGACACGGTG CTGGTGGAAAACACAGATGAAACCTACTCCATTGATAACGAGGCCCTGTACGACATCTGCTTCCGCACCCTGAAGCTGACCACCCCCACCTACGGGGACCTCAACCACCTGGTGTCGGCCACCATGAGCGGGGTCACCACCTGCCTGCGCTTCCCGGGCCAGCTGAACGCAGACCTGCGCAAGCTGGCGGTGAACATGGTGCCCTTCCCGCGCCTGCACTTCTTCATGCCCGGCTTCGCGCCCCTCACCAGCCGGGGCAGCCAGCAGTACCGGGCCCTGACCGTGCCCGAGCTCACCCAGCAGATGTTCGACTCCAAGAACATGATGGCCGCCTGCGACCCGCGCCACGGCCGCTACCTGACGGTGGCTGCCATCTTCCGGGGCCGCATGTCCATGAAGGAGGTGGACGAGCAGATGCTCAACGTGCAGAACAAGAACAGCAGCTACTTCGTGGAGTGGATCCCCAACAACGTGAAGACGGCCGTGTGCGACATCCCGCCCCGCGGCCTGAAGATGTCGGCCACCTTCATCGGCAACAGCACGGCCATCCAGGAGCTGTTCAAGCGCATCTCGGAGCAGTTCACGGCCATGTTCCGGCGCAAGGCCTTCCTGCACTGGTACACGGGCGAGGGCATGGACGAGATGGAGTTCACCGAGGCCGAGAGCAACATGAACGACCTGGTGTCTGAGTACCAGCAGTACCAGGACGCCACGGCCGACGAACAGGGGGAGTTCGAGGAGGAGGAGGGCGAGGACGAGGCTTAA
- the TUBB2A gene encoding tubulin beta-2A chain isoform X4, producing MREIVHIQAGQCGNQIGAKFWEVISDEHGIDPTGSYHGDSDLQLERINVYYNEAAGDQFSFPAGNKYVPRAILVDLEPGTMDSVRSGPFGQIFRPDNFVFGQSGAGNNWAKGHYTEGAELVDSVLDVVRKESESCDCLQGFQLTHSLGGGTGSGMGTLLISKIREEYPDRIMNTFSVMPSPKVSDTVVEPYNATLSVHQLVENTDETYSIDNEALYDICFRTLKLTTPTYGDLNHLVSATMSGVTTCLRFPGQLNADLRKLAVNMVPFPRLHFFMPGFAPLTSRGSQQYRALTVPELTQQMFDSKNMMAACDPRHGRYLTVAAIFRGRMSMKEVDEQMLNVQNKNSSYFVEWIPNNVKTAVCDIPPRGLKMSATFIGNSTAIQELFKRISEQFTAMFRRKAFLHWYTGEGMDEMEFTEAESNMNDLVSEYQQYQDATADEQGEFEEEEGEDEA from the exons ATGCGCGAGATCGTGCACATCCAGGCGGGCCAGTGCGGCAACCAGATCGGCGCCAAG TTTTGGGAGGTCATCAGTGATGAGCATGGGATCGACCCCACAGGCAGTTACCATGGAGACAGTGACTTGCAGCTGGAGAGAATCAACGTGTACTACAATGAGGCTGCTGGTGA TCAGTTCTCGTTTCCTGCAGGTAATAAATACGTACCTCGGGCCATCCTGGTGGATCTGGAGCCTGGCACCATGGACTCCGTCAGGTCTGGACCCTTCGGCCAGATCTTCAGGCCAGACAACTTCGTGTTTG GCCAGAGCGGAGCTGGGAATAACTGGGCCAAGGGCCACTACACAGAGGGAGCCGAGCTGGTCGACTCGGTCCTGGACGTGGTGAGGAAGGAGTCAGAGAGCTGTGACTGTCTCCAAGGCTTCCAGCTGACCCACTCTCTGGGGGGCGGCACCGGGTCCGGGATGGGCACCCTGCTCATCAGCAAGATCCGGGAAGAGTACCCAGACCGCATCATGAACACCTTCAGCGTCATGCCCTCACCCAAGGTGTCAGACACGGTGGTGGAGCCCTACAACGCCACCCTCTCTGTCCACCAGCTGGTGGAAAACACAGATGAAACCTACTCCATTGATAACGAGGCCCTGTACGACATCTGCTTCCGCACCCTGAAGCTGACCACCCCCACCTACGGGGACCTCAACCACCTGGTGTCGGCCACCATGAGCGGGGTCACCACCTGCCTGCGCTTCCCGGGCCAGCTGAACGCAGACCTGCGCAAGCTGGCGGTGAACATGGTGCCCTTCCCGCGCCTGCACTTCTTCATGCCCGGCTTCGCGCCCCTCACCAGCCGGGGCAGCCAGCAGTACCGGGCCCTGACCGTGCCCGAGCTCACCCAGCAGATGTTCGACTCCAAGAACATGATGGCCGCCTGCGACCCGCGCCACGGCCGCTACCTGACGGTGGCTGCCATCTTCCGGGGCCGCATGTCCATGAAGGAGGTGGACGAGCAGATGCTCAACGTGCAGAACAAGAACAGCAGCTACTTCGTGGAGTGGATCCCCAACAACGTGAAGACGGCCGTGTGCGACATCCCGCCCCGCGGCCTGAAGATGTCGGCCACCTTCATCGGCAACAGCACGGCCATCCAGGAGCTGTTCAAGCGCATCTCGGAGCAGTTCACGGCCATGTTCCGGCGCAAGGCCTTCCTGCACTGGTACACGGGCGAGGGCATGGACGAGATGGAGTTCACCGAGGCCGAGAGCAACATGAACGACCTGGTGTCTGAGTACCAGCAGTACCAGGACGCCACGGCCGACGAACAGGGGGAGTTCGAGGAGGAGGAGGGCGAGGACGAGGCTTAA
- the TUBB2A gene encoding tubulin beta-2A chain isoform X5 yields MREIVHIQAGQCGNQIGAKFWEVISDEHGIDPTGSYHGDSDLQLERINVYYNEAAGNKYVPRAILVDLEPGTMDSVRSGPFGQIFRPDNFVFGQSGAGNNWAKGHYTEGAELVDSVLDVVRKESESCDCLQGFQLTHSLGGGTGSGMGTLLISKIREEYPDRIMNTFSVMPSPKVSDTVVEPYNATLSVHQLVENTDETYSIDNEALYDICFRTLKLTTPTYGDLNHLVSATMSGVTTCLRFPGQLNADLRKLAVNMVPFPRLHFFMPGFAPLTSRGSQQYRALTVPELTQQMFDSKNMMAACDPRHGRYLTVAAIFRGRMSMKEVDEQMLNVQNKNSSYFVEWIPNNVKTAVCDIPPRGLKMSATFIGNSTAIQELFKRISEQFTAMFRRKAFLHWYTGEGMDEMEFTEAESNMNDLVSEYQQYQDATADEQGEFEEEEGEDEA; encoded by the exons ATGCGCGAGATCGTGCACATCCAGGCGGGCCAGTGCGGCAACCAGATCGGCGCCAAG TTTTGGGAGGTCATCAGTGATGAGCATGGGATCGACCCCACAGGCAGTTACCATGGAGACAGTGACTTGCAGCTGGAGAGAATCAACGTGTACTACAATGAGGCTGCTG GTAATAAATACGTACCTCGGGCCATCCTGGTGGATCTGGAGCCTGGCACCATGGACTCCGTCAGGTCTGGACCCTTCGGCCAGATCTTCAGGCCAGACAACTTCGTGTTTG GCCAGAGCGGAGCTGGGAATAACTGGGCCAAGGGCCACTACACAGAGGGAGCCGAGCTGGTCGACTCGGTCCTGGACGTGGTGAGGAAGGAGTCAGAGAGCTGTGACTGTCTCCAAGGCTTCCAGCTGACCCACTCTCTGGGGGGCGGCACCGGGTCCGGGATGGGCACCCTGCTCATCAGCAAGATCCGGGAAGAGTACCCAGACCGCATCATGAACACCTTCAGCGTCATGCCCTCACCCAAGGTGTCAGACACGGTGGTGGAGCCCTACAACGCCACCCTCTCTGTCCACCAGCTGGTGGAAAACACAGATGAAACCTACTCCATTGATAACGAGGCCCTGTACGACATCTGCTTCCGCACCCTGAAGCTGACCACCCCCACCTACGGGGACCTCAACCACCTGGTGTCGGCCACCATGAGCGGGGTCACCACCTGCCTGCGCTTCCCGGGCCAGCTGAACGCAGACCTGCGCAAGCTGGCGGTGAACATGGTGCCCTTCCCGCGCCTGCACTTCTTCATGCCCGGCTTCGCGCCCCTCACCAGCCGGGGCAGCCAGCAGTACCGGGCCCTGACCGTGCCCGAGCTCACCCAGCAGATGTTCGACTCCAAGAACATGATGGCCGCCTGCGACCCGCGCCACGGCCGCTACCTGACGGTGGCTGCCATCTTCCGGGGCCGCATGTCCATGAAGGAGGTGGACGAGCAGATGCTCAACGTGCAGAACAAGAACAGCAGCTACTTCGTGGAGTGGATCCCCAACAACGTGAAGACGGCCGTGTGCGACATCCCGCCCCGCGGCCTGAAGATGTCGGCCACCTTCATCGGCAACAGCACGGCCATCCAGGAGCTGTTCAAGCGCATCTCGGAGCAGTTCACGGCCATGTTCCGGCGCAAGGCCTTCCTGCACTGGTACACGGGCGAGGGCATGGACGAGATGGAGTTCACCGAGGCCGAGAGCAACATGAACGACCTGGTGTCTGAGTACCAGCAGTACCAGGACGCCACGGCCGACGAACAGGGGGAGTTCGAGGAGGAGGAGGGCGAGGACGAGGCTTAA
- the TUBB2A gene encoding tubulin beta-2A chain isoform X15: protein MDSVRSGPFGQIFRPDNFVFGQSGAGNNWAKGHYTEGAELVDSVLDVVRKESESCDCLQGFQLTHSLGGGTGSGMGTLLISKIREEYPDRIMNTFSVMPSPKVSDTVVEPYNATLSVHQLVENTDETYSIDNEALYDICFRTLKLTTPTYGDLNHLVSATMSGVTTCLRFPGQLNADLRKLAVNMVPFPRLHFFMPGFAPLTSRGSQQYRALTVPELTQQMFDSKNMMAACDPRHGRYLTVAAIFRGRMSMKEVDEQMLNVQNKNSSYFVEWIPNNVKTAVCDIPPRGLKMSATFIGNSTAIQELFKRISEQFTAMFRRKAFLHWYTGEGMDEMEFTEAESNMNDLVSEYQQYQDATADEQGEFEEEEGEDEA, encoded by the exons ATGGACTCCGTCAGGTCTGGACCCTTCGGCCAGATCTTCAGGCCAGACAACTTCGTGTTTG GCCAGAGCGGAGCTGGGAATAACTGGGCCAAGGGCCACTACACAGAGGGAGCCGAGCTGGTCGACTCGGTCCTGGACGTGGTGAGGAAGGAGTCAGAGAGCTGTGACTGTCTCCAAGGCTTCCAGCTGACCCACTCTCTGGGGGGCGGCACCGGGTCCGGGATGGGCACCCTGCTCATCAGCAAGATCCGGGAAGAGTACCCAGACCGCATCATGAACACCTTCAGCGTCATGCCCTCACCCAAGGTGTCAGACACGGTGGTGGAGCCCTACAACGCCACCCTCTCTGTCCACCAGCTGGTGGAAAACACAGATGAAACCTACTCCATTGATAACGAGGCCCTGTACGACATCTGCTTCCGCACCCTGAAGCTGACCACCCCCACCTACGGGGACCTCAACCACCTGGTGTCGGCCACCATGAGCGGGGTCACCACCTGCCTGCGCTTCCCGGGCCAGCTGAACGCAGACCTGCGCAAGCTGGCGGTGAACATGGTGCCCTTCCCGCGCCTGCACTTCTTCATGCCCGGCTTCGCGCCCCTCACCAGCCGGGGCAGCCAGCAGTACCGGGCCCTGACCGTGCCCGAGCTCACCCAGCAGATGTTCGACTCCAAGAACATGATGGCCGCCTGCGACCCGCGCCACGGCCGCTACCTGACGGTGGCTGCCATCTTCCGGGGCCGCATGTCCATGAAGGAGGTGGACGAGCAGATGCTCAACGTGCAGAACAAGAACAGCAGCTACTTCGTGGAGTGGATCCCCAACAACGTGAAGACGGCCGTGTGCGACATCCCGCCCCGCGGCCTGAAGATGTCGGCCACCTTCATCGGCAACAGCACGGCCATCCAGGAGCTGTTCAAGCGCATCTCGGAGCAGTTCACGGCCATGTTCCGGCGCAAGGCCTTCCTGCACTGGTACACGGGCGAGGGCATGGACGAGATGGAGTTCACCGAGGCCGAGAGCAACATGAACGACCTGGTGTCTGAGTACCAGCAGTACCAGGACGCCACGGCCGACGAACAGGGGGAGTTCGAGGAGGAGGAGGGCGAGGACGAGGCTTAA
- the TUBB2A gene encoding tubulin beta-2A chain isoform X25 — translation MREIVHIQAGQCGNQIGAKFWEVISDEHGIDPTGSYHGDSDLQLERINVYYNEAAGNKYVPRAILVDLEPGTMDSVRSGPFGQIFRPDNFVFGQSGAGNNWAKGHYTEGAELVDSVLDVVRKESESCDCLQGFQLTHSLGGGTGSGMGTLLISKIREEYPDRIMNTFSVMPSPKVSDTVVEPYNATLSVHQLVENTDETFIGNSTAIQELFKRISEQFTAMFRRKAFLHWYTGEGMDEMEFTEAESNMNDLVSEYQQYQDATADEQGEFEEEEGEDEA, via the exons ATGCGCGAGATCGTGCACATCCAGGCGGGCCAGTGCGGCAACCAGATCGGCGCCAAG TTTTGGGAGGTCATCAGTGATGAGCATGGGATCGACCCCACAGGCAGTTACCATGGAGACAGTGACTTGCAGCTGGAGAGAATCAACGTGTACTACAATGAGGCTGCTG GTAATAAATACGTACCTCGGGCCATCCTGGTGGATCTGGAGCCTGGCACCATGGACTCCGTCAGGTCTGGACCCTTCGGCCAGATCTTCAGGCCAGACAACTTCGTGTTTG GCCAGAGCGGAGCTGGGAATAACTGGGCCAAGGGCCACTACACAGAGGGAGCCGAGCTGGTCGACTCGGTCCTGGACGTGGTGAGGAAGGAGTCAGAGAGCTGTGACTGTCTCCAAGGCTTCCAGCTGACCCACTCTCTGGGGGGCGGCACCGGGTCCGGGATGGGCACCCTGCTCATCAGCAAGATCCGGGAAGAGTACCCAGACCGCATCATGAACACCTTCAGCGTCATGCCCTCACCCAAGGTGTCAGACACGGTGGTGGAGCCCTACAACGCCACCCTCTCTGTCCACCAGCTGGTGGAAAACACAGATGAA ACCTTCATCGGCAACAGCACGGCCATCCAGGAGCTGTTCAAGCGCATCTCGGAGCAGTTCACGGCCATGTTCCGGCGCAAGGCCTTCCTGCACTGGTACACGGGCGAGGGCATGGACGAGATGGAGTTCACCGAGGCCGAGAGCAACATGAACGACCTGGTGTCTGAGTACCAGCAGTACCAGGACGCCACGGCCGACGAACAGGGGGAGTTCGAGGAGGAGGAGGGCGAGGACGAGGCTTAA
- the TUBB2A gene encoding tubulin beta-2A chain isoform X14: MREIVHIQAGQCGNQIGAKFWEVISDEHGIDPTGSYHGDSDLQLERINVYYNEAAGNKYVPRAILVDLEPGTMDSVRSGPFGQIFRPDNFVFGQSGAGNNWAKGHYTEGAELVDSVLDVVRKESESCDCLQGFQLTHSLGGGTGSGMGTLLISKIREEYPDRIMNTFSVMPSPKVSDTVVEPYNATLSVHQLVENTDETYSIDNEALYDICFRTLKLTTPTYGDLNHLVSATMSGVTTCLRFPGQLNADLRKLAVNMVPFPRLHFFMPGFAPLTSRGSQQYRALTVPELTQQMFDSKNMMMSATFIGNSTAIQELFKRISEQFTAMFRRKAFLHWYTGEGMDEMEFTEAESNMNDLVSEYQQYQDATADEQGEFEEEEGEDEA, translated from the exons ATGCGCGAGATCGTGCACATCCAGGCGGGCCAGTGCGGCAACCAGATCGGCGCCAAG TTTTGGGAGGTCATCAGTGATGAGCATGGGATCGACCCCACAGGCAGTTACCATGGAGACAGTGACTTGCAGCTGGAGAGAATCAACGTGTACTACAATGAGGCTGCTG GTAATAAATACGTACCTCGGGCCATCCTGGTGGATCTGGAGCCTGGCACCATGGACTCCGTCAGGTCTGGACCCTTCGGCCAGATCTTCAGGCCAGACAACTTCGTGTTTG GCCAGAGCGGAGCTGGGAATAACTGGGCCAAGGGCCACTACACAGAGGGAGCCGAGCTGGTCGACTCGGTCCTGGACGTGGTGAGGAAGGAGTCAGAGAGCTGTGACTGTCTCCAAGGCTTCCAGCTGACCCACTCTCTGGGGGGCGGCACCGGGTCCGGGATGGGCACCCTGCTCATCAGCAAGATCCGGGAAGAGTACCCAGACCGCATCATGAACACCTTCAGCGTCATGCCCTCACCCAAGGTGTCAGACACGGTGGTGGAGCCCTACAACGCCACCCTCTCTGTCCACCAGCTGGTGGAAAACACAGATGAAACCTACTCCATTGATAACGAGGCCCTGTACGACATCTGCTTCCGCACCCTGAAGCTGACCACCCCCACCTACGGGGACCTCAACCACCTGGTGTCGGCCACCATGAGCGGGGTCACCACCTGCCTGCGCTTCCCGGGCCAGCTGAACGCAGACCTGCGCAAGCTGGCGGTGAACATGGTGCCCTTCCCGCGCCTGCACTTCTTCATGCCCGGCTTCGCGCCCCTCACCAGCCGGGGCAGCCAGCAGTACCGGGCCCTGACCGTGCCCGAGCTCACCCAGCAGATGTTCGACTCCAAGAACATGATG ATGTCGGCCACCTTCATCGGCAACAGCACGGCCATCCAGGAGCTGTTCAAGCGCATCTCGGAGCAGTTCACGGCCATGTTCCGGCGCAAGGCCTTCCTGCACTGGTACACGGGCGAGGGCATGGACGAGATGGAGTTCACCGAGGCCGAGAGCAACATGAACGACCTGGTGTCTGAGTACCAGCAGTACCAGGACGCCACGGCCGACGAACAGGGGGAGTTCGAGGAGGAGGAGGGCGAGGACGAGGCTTAA
- the TUBB2A gene encoding tubulin beta-2A chain isoform X2: MREIVHIQAGQCGNQIGAKFWEVISDEHGIDPTGSYHGDSDLQLERINVYYNEAAGDTGLSQFSFPAGNKYVPRAILVDLEPGTMDSVRSGPFGQIFRPDNFVFGQSGAGNNWAKGHYTEGAELVDSVLDVVRKESESCDCLQGFQLTHSLGGGTGSGMGTLLISKIREEYPDRIMNTFSVMPSPKVSDTVVEPYNATLSVHQLVENTDETYSIDNEALYDICFRTLKLTTPTYGDLNHLVSATMSGVTTCLRFPGQLNADLRKLAVNMVPFPRLHFFMPGFAPLTSRGSQQYRALTVPELTQQMFDSKNMMAACDPRHGRYLTVAAIFRGRMSMKEVDEQMLNVQNKNSSYFVEWIPNNVKTAVCDIPPRGLKMSATFIGNSTAIQELFKRISEQFTAMFRRKAFLHWYTGEGMDEMEFTEAESNMNDLVSEYQQYQDATADEQGEFEEEEGEDEA; the protein is encoded by the exons ATGCGCGAGATCGTGCACATCCAGGCGGGCCAGTGCGGCAACCAGATCGGCGCCAAG TTTTGGGAGGTCATCAGTGATGAGCATGGGATCGACCCCACAGGCAGTTACCATGGAGACAGTGACTTGCAGCTGGAGAGAATCAACGTGTACTACAATGAGGCTGCTGGTGA CACAGGTCTGAGTCAGTTCTCGTTTCCTGCAGGTAATAAATACGTACCTCGGGCCATCCTGGTGGATCTGGAGCCTGGCACCATGGACTCCGTCAGGTCTGGACCCTTCGGCCAGATCTTCAGGCCAGACAACTTCGTGTTTG GCCAGAGCGGAGCTGGGAATAACTGGGCCAAGGGCCACTACACAGAGGGAGCCGAGCTGGTCGACTCGGTCCTGGACGTGGTGAGGAAGGAGTCAGAGAGCTGTGACTGTCTCCAAGGCTTCCAGCTGACCCACTCTCTGGGGGGCGGCACCGGGTCCGGGATGGGCACCCTGCTCATCAGCAAGATCCGGGAAGAGTACCCAGACCGCATCATGAACACCTTCAGCGTCATGCCCTCACCCAAGGTGTCAGACACGGTGGTGGAGCCCTACAACGCCACCCTCTCTGTCCACCAGCTGGTGGAAAACACAGATGAAACCTACTCCATTGATAACGAGGCCCTGTACGACATCTGCTTCCGCACCCTGAAGCTGACCACCCCCACCTACGGGGACCTCAACCACCTGGTGTCGGCCACCATGAGCGGGGTCACCACCTGCCTGCGCTTCCCGGGCCAGCTGAACGCAGACCTGCGCAAGCTGGCGGTGAACATGGTGCCCTTCCCGCGCCTGCACTTCTTCATGCCCGGCTTCGCGCCCCTCACCAGCCGGGGCAGCCAGCAGTACCGGGCCCTGACCGTGCCCGAGCTCACCCAGCAGATGTTCGACTCCAAGAACATGATGGCCGCCTGCGACCCGCGCCACGGCCGCTACCTGACGGTGGCTGCCATCTTCCGGGGCCGCATGTCCATGAAGGAGGTGGACGAGCAGATGCTCAACGTGCAGAACAAGAACAGCAGCTACTTCGTGGAGTGGATCCCCAACAACGTGAAGACGGCCGTGTGCGACATCCCGCCCCGCGGCCTGAAGATGTCGGCCACCTTCATCGGCAACAGCACGGCCATCCAGGAGCTGTTCAAGCGCATCTCGGAGCAGTTCACGGCCATGTTCCGGCGCAAGGCCTTCCTGCACTGGTACACGGGCGAGGGCATGGACGAGATGGAGTTCACCGAGGCCGAGAGCAACATGAACGACCTGGTGTCTGAGTACCAGCAGTACCAGGACGCCACGGCCGACGAACAGGGGGAGTTCGAGGAGGAGGAGGGCGAGGACGAGGCTTAA
- the TUBB2A gene encoding tubulin beta-2A chain isoform X23, whose protein sequence is MREIVHIQAGQCGNQIGAKFWEVISDEHGIDPTGSYHGDSDLQLERINVYYNEAAGNKYVPRAILVDLEPGTMDSVRSGPFGQIFRPDNFVFGQSGAGNNWAKGHYTEGAELVDSVLDVVRKESESCDCLQGFQLTHSLGGGTGSGMGTLLISKIREEYPDRIMNTFSVMPSPKVSDTVVEPYNATLSVHQLVENTDETYSIDNEALYDICFRTLKLTTPTYGDLNHLVSATMSGVTTCLRFPGQLNADLRKLAVNMVPFPRLHFFMPGFAPLTSRGSQQYRALTVPELTQQMFDSESNMNDLVSEYQQYQDATADEQGEFEEEEGEDEA, encoded by the exons ATGCGCGAGATCGTGCACATCCAGGCGGGCCAGTGCGGCAACCAGATCGGCGCCAAG TTTTGGGAGGTCATCAGTGATGAGCATGGGATCGACCCCACAGGCAGTTACCATGGAGACAGTGACTTGCAGCTGGAGAGAATCAACGTGTACTACAATGAGGCTGCTG GTAATAAATACGTACCTCGGGCCATCCTGGTGGATCTGGAGCCTGGCACCATGGACTCCGTCAGGTCTGGACCCTTCGGCCAGATCTTCAGGCCAGACAACTTCGTGTTTG GCCAGAGCGGAGCTGGGAATAACTGGGCCAAGGGCCACTACACAGAGGGAGCCGAGCTGGTCGACTCGGTCCTGGACGTGGTGAGGAAGGAGTCAGAGAGCTGTGACTGTCTCCAAGGCTTCCAGCTGACCCACTCTCTGGGGGGCGGCACCGGGTCCGGGATGGGCACCCTGCTCATCAGCAAGATCCGGGAAGAGTACCCAGACCGCATCATGAACACCTTCAGCGTCATGCCCTCACCCAAGGTGTCAGACACGGTGGTGGAGCCCTACAACGCCACCCTCTCTGTCCACCAGCTGGTGGAAAACACAGATGAAACCTACTCCATTGATAACGAGGCCCTGTACGACATCTGCTTCCGCACCCTGAAGCTGACCACCCCCACCTACGGGGACCTCAACCACCTGGTGTCGGCCACCATGAGCGGGGTCACCACCTGCCTGCGCTTCCCGGGCCAGCTGAACGCAGACCTGCGCAAGCTGGCGGTGAACATGGTGCCCTTCCCGCGCCTGCACTTCTTCATGCCCGGCTTCGCGCCCCTCACCAGCCGGGGCAGCCAGCAGTACCGGGCCCTGACCGTGCCCGAGCTCACCCAGCAGATGTTCGACT CCGAGAGCAACATGAACGACCTGGTGTCTGAGTACCAGCAGTACCAGGACGCCACGGCCGACGAACAGGGGGAGTTCGAGGAGGAGGAGGGCGAGGACGAGGCTTAA
- the TUBB2A gene encoding tubulin beta-2A chain isoform X19, with protein MREIVHIQAGQCGNQIGAKFWEVISDEHGIDPTGSYHGDSDLQLERINVYYNEAAGNKYVPRAILVDLEPGTMDSVRSGPFGQIFRPDNFVFGQSGAGNNWAKGHYTEGAELVDSVLDVVRKESESCDCLQGFQLTTPTYGDLNHLVSATMSGVTTCLRFPGQLNADLRKLAVNMVPFPRLHFFMPGFAPLTSRGSQQYRALTVPELTQQMFDSKNMMAACDPRHGRYLTVAAIFRGRMSMKEVDEQMLNVQNKNSSYFVEWIPNNVKTAVCDIPPRGLKMSATFIGNSTAIQELFKRISEQFTAMFRRKAFLHWYTGEGMDEMEFTEAESNMNDLVSEYQQYQDATADEQGEFEEEEGEDEA; from the exons ATGCGCGAGATCGTGCACATCCAGGCGGGCCAGTGCGGCAACCAGATCGGCGCCAAG TTTTGGGAGGTCATCAGTGATGAGCATGGGATCGACCCCACAGGCAGTTACCATGGAGACAGTGACTTGCAGCTGGAGAGAATCAACGTGTACTACAATGAGGCTGCTG GTAATAAATACGTACCTCGGGCCATCCTGGTGGATCTGGAGCCTGGCACCATGGACTCCGTCAGGTCTGGACCCTTCGGCCAGATCTTCAGGCCAGACAACTTCGTGTTTG GCCAGAGCGGAGCTGGGAATAACTGGGCCAAGGGCCACTACACAGAGGGAGCCGAGCTGGTCGACTCGGTCCTGGACGTGGTGAGGAAGGAGTCAGAGAGCTGTGACTGTCTCCAAGGCTTCC AGCTGACCACCCCCACCTACGGGGACCTCAACCACCTGGTGTCGGCCACCATGAGCGGGGTCACCACCTGCCTGCGCTTCCCGGGCCAGCTGAACGCAGACCTGCGCAAGCTGGCGGTGAACATGGTGCCCTTCCCGCGCCTGCACTTCTTCATGCCCGGCTTCGCGCCCCTCACCAGCCGGGGCAGCCAGCAGTACCGGGCCCTGACCGTGCCCGAGCTCACCCAGCAGATGTTCGACTCCAAGAACATGATGGCCGCCTGCGACCCGCGCCACGGCCGCTACCTGACGGTGGCTGCCATCTTCCGGGGCCGCATGTCCATGAAGGAGGTGGACGAGCAGATGCTCAACGTGCAGAACAAGAACAGCAGCTACTTCGTGGAGTGGATCCCCAACAACGTGAAGACGGCCGTGTGCGACATCCCGCCCCGCGGCCTGAAGATGTCGGCCACCTTCATCGGCAACAGCACGGCCATCCAGGAGCTGTTCAAGCGCATCTCGGAGCAGTTCACGGCCATGTTCCGGCGCAAGGCCTTCCTGCACTGGTACACGGGCGAGGGCATGGACGAGATGGAGTTCACCGAGGCCGAGAGCAACATGAACGACCTGGTGTCTGAGTACCAGCAGTACCAGGACGCCACGGCCGACGAACAGGGGGAGTTCGAGGAGGAGGAGGGCGAGGACGAGGCTTAA